The following are encoded in a window of Castanea sativa cultivar Marrone di Chiusa Pesio chromosome 9, ASM4071231v1 genomic DNA:
- the LOC142608803 gene encoding clathrin light chain 2-like produces MSAFTGSTRPFDDDGYTGYDPRLASQRFESFSNFDADSVKDSAGDSPSPPIFASQSFAAGDVEDVFSTQTLPETPSPPPIYSGGFSDFSPEQNGKDFDGGFGGSDGPILPPPSEMQSEEGFALREWRRENAIRLEEKEKKEKEMLNQIIEEAEDYKIEFYRKRMVAVDNNKAANREKEKVV; encoded by the exons atgtcagcatttacCGGGTCGACCCGGCCGTTTGACGACGATGGATACACAGGCTACGACCCACGCCTCGCGTCGCAGCGATTCGAATCGTTCTCGAACTTCGACGCCGACTCGGTCAAGGACTCGGCCGGAGACTCGCCCTCGCCCCCGATCTTCGCCAGCCAGTCTTTCGCCGCCGGCGACGTAGAAGACGTGTTCTCTACCCAAACGTTGCCGGAGACTCCGTCTCCGCCGCCAATCTATAGCGGAGGATTCTCTGATTTCTCGCCGGAGCAGAACGGAAAGGACTTTGATGGAGGTTTCGGAGGATCGGACGGCCCGATCTTGCCTCCGCCGTCGGAGATGCAGTCGGAGGAGGGTTTTGCTCTGAGAGAGTGGCGCCG AGAGAATGCGATTCGATTGgaagagaaggagaagaaggagaaagagatgttGAATCAGATAATTGAGGAAGCTGAGGATTACAAAATCGAGTTCTATAGGAAGCGCATGGTTGCTGTTGACAACAACAAAGCTGCTAATAGGGAGAAGGAGAAG